In Brettanomyces bruxellensis chromosome 8, complete sequence, a genomic segment contains:
- the ACB2 gene encoding Acyl-CoA-binding protein 2 gives MVSELFNEKAAAVKQLKQRPTDDELLELYGLFKQATVGDNTTERPGVFDFKGKYKWDAWKKLEGLSQEEAEKKYIEFADKLIEKYN, from the coding sequence GCTGCTGCAGTTAAGCAATTGAAACAAAGGCCAACTGATGATGAATTGCTTGAGTTGTACGGATTGTTCAAGCAGGCCACTGTTGGAGACAACACTACTGAGAGACCTGGTGTGTTTGATTTCAAGGGCAAGTATAAGTGGGATGCCTGGAAGAAGTTGGAAGGACTATCCCAGGaggaagcagaaaagaaatacattGAATTTGCCGACAAGCTCATTGAGAAGTACAATTAA